The genomic interval attattctCTTCTGCGAGTCGCACGTGATGCGACTGTGAGATCGCACGTGAGCCTGACCGCTACCACCACGCTCTTTCCGTCGAAGGAAGCTGTTTCTCGATGGATTACATGGAatataatgaaacttaaaaatgaaTATGTATTGTCGCCGATGAAGCGACTGTGTGTTCTAACGTGACTCCGACCGACTTACCCACCCGTTTGGAAGCTGCGCTCTTTGACAGGTGGTCGATTCTCCGCAACCGTTGCGCGAGCTCCCTTGTACGTTCGACTGGTCGCCGCCCATCTTCGATCAACAGACCGTGCCGAGCTGGAAGAACGCGTCAGGGCTCTCCATATCAAAGGCACGTCATCTGTGGCCGACTGAGTGTTTCGGGACCAATTAGTTCTAGTCCCGTTCGCACAACCGAGGGCAAGCCTGCGGTTTATTCCCGCTGGTATATATGACCGGGACTTCTGCGAGCCGCTTCAGCGCCGGCCATCTTCCGTTTGCCAAGTGGTACCTCAGGCTGATCGCCCCCGCTGGGAGTGCCCTGGTCTGGCTCGCGCTGTACACGCGCGCGATATCCCTGCTCTCGCACACTGGTCCGCAACGATCAGCTACTGACCGGACGACTAGGCACGACGCGGGAAAACAACTAACATTTGTTTCTCCCATATATAAAGGAATGCTTTCGTCTCCATCGGTACCGTCCCAAACGGGGATCTTTGGAAGCCACCGCTGAGGCGATGCCATCCGGCCGCGGTCCGAGGCCGAAACAAACGGTCCCATGGAACCCGAGCGAGACAGCCCGGCGATCAGGCCTGGCGAGCTAGGTAGCCCGACTAGGCTCGCAAGACCACTTCACCAAAAGAGAGTGTAGGCTACAGCGGCCGTTTACCGCGCTCCCCGATAATCAGCCCCGCGTTCAGGCCTCGCTAGCTCGGTGCCCGGCCCGCGCGACGAGTACCTCGAGACCATCCCTACAGGACCtatttatattactttttttttcaaaaatgattgaaaattgtgttctatgatattttaatattagAAGACTATTTTTTTCTCAACGAGAGGTACAAACGTTTTAATAGATACGAGTACTTGTAATTTACAGGTTTCACTTTTTACCACAAGATTATAtagacataaaatgataaatatgtgtatacatgtttatgCATTGTAATTatagcctgtacagactacagAAATCTGAATGGAGGTCGGAGAACTTAGTGTCCtgaatacaatacatgtatattttctggAGTACCAACAGCAACTTACCAATATTataaacattcacggcagtcaatttcATGTGTACCCAGTAGGCCTACTGGTCTTTATGGCAAAAATAATCGTTATTTAGTTTAATGAAGATAGTAAAACGAACGGAACTAATTTAGATTATTCAGTCTAGTAGTCAAAATGGTTCGGATGTTTTCTTTTTTCccaaaaagtaatttattcaacgtaCGGAAAATAAGCGTGCGCCACCTgctgtcataatttagtaacttgcattcggCTTGGTAAAATTTTGCCTTCTGCATGTTGCTTACTGTCTTTGTTACTGACGCTAAgtgcaaaaccgattatgactggtttcatcATGAATGGGGCAGTTTAATCACGTTTATTAGATTTATAAAGTATACATTTGTACCAGTGaaattatgtattattcaatcaTGAATCAGAAATAATGAACAAACAAACACTGGacagtcaccaagcatgttgtaACAATCAACAAGTTTACACAAACAGACAAAAAGCATATTGGAACTTcccttaagcccaagtctcactattgccggtagggCCCCGGTCCATCCGGTCGACCGGccagaaccgggatgattcgtagattttttttaacgcggtaacactatttcccggtgccgccccggttgaaacCTGTcaagtattaaacattttaatactttcccggtggagccccggttgtccccggtcgtccccgggtcatcccggtggagccccggtccatcccggtagagccccggttcatcccggtagatgccggatcacgcaccgggactccgccggcatcatagtgagactgggcctctAAGCttattagaataaacatcagtTTTAATGTATATATTCACAATGAATGACGTAATTTCTGCTTAAATATCATtccataaaaatatgttaaacgaTTGTTTGCCGGTATTTAATCAAACTTATCTTTGTGTTTTATTATAGataatttaacaatacaaatGTTTCACAAGCAAAAGAGACTTGTTATTTCCAGCATTAGCTTCATAATTTATAGCGATTGACCAATTGTCATACGATTTGCACGGGCGTACACAACGATAACAGCAAGGGACCACTAAGCAAAAAAATAAACCGGAGTGTACAAGAGTGTTCTTACTTATAGCAAGTGACCCGCTGGCCGGAGTGTACAAGAGTGTTGTTACTTATAGCAAGTGACCCGCTGGCCGGAGTGTACAAGAGTGTTCTTACTTATAGCAAGTGACCCGCTGGCAAACTATTTGTAGAAGTTTCCGCTATGTAACATATGTATAGCATGTGATCAAATGGCAAACAATTTACTCATTAAATATTTTCGTGTTAATACAAAACAGTATTACAGTACCTCACAATTGAAATTTTATACTAACCAGATCAACAGAACCGTAATTTTCTGAGgcacaataaaataaaaccaaaacaaataTGAACAAGATAATTCATTTGAAGACGTTAGAGGCATAGCatcataaagttgttacattcAAATCATTGTCTAACTATGCAGACAGGTGCTGAAATAAGTTTATAAAAGGCCGAATGGCAAAGCTTGGTTGTTTATTTCCAGCTGTTGCGAATATCCATAATACAGTCACATTGTTTCAACTAAGTACAATTGTTTCAAATATACAAAATTTTTACAACCAAATACAATTAAATCTTAAAagcactttaataaaaaaatctccGTTTCAGATGACCTACATATGTCCGCAAGATTAAACAAGCTTTAAGGTATGACGTAAAACAATCCCTTTGCATGGTTTGAAGTTTGCGTGCAGGCAACACTACAATTTCACCAGATGTGGTGGGTTATGTATAAATAAAGCGCGCGCTTCTTTGGTGGATTTTGCTTTTTTAACTGAATGATATTAATGTTATCTGAGCAAGGATTAATGCTATTAATGCTAATTTTCAATCATGATATTAAGTTGAATCATATTTAAACATACTCGTTGGTGGTTTAAACCGGTCTGCAGGTTAGCAGAACCTTACCTACTCCagaatgaataaaaaacaaaaagcgtGTCCAAAACTACCCAAGCCAATGTGCATCAATACAGATAGAAAACGAAAACACAGATACCAAAACGCTATAAACGAATCTAATATTTAACACATTAGTGTTGTAAATACCAGATATCCATTGAAATTAATATCCAAACactgtcaacaacaacaacaacaacataacctttattaagctcaaatcccaaatatagtgacacatgagtatacagtgacaatgcatcttttacaaagagttattaacaattgtgacatggtgttaatctttacatagaaaatagaaaagagaAAGGAAAGTGGAGATGAAATAAGACATgagacatacatttgaattgagaaataaacattttttcttttggcctgaataacctgtttgtttacatggattacTGTCAAACGTCCCTTTTAAAAAGTGTAGAAAAGAATATCAAAACACAGTTAACGAAACTAAACAGAAGCTTTGTTTCCAAGACGTCCCATGTTTGAGAATTCTGCAGCCATTTGGACTGAAAATGATAACACAATTTATGTTGTAGCAAGTTTGTATACGATTCGTTCCTCACAGGATTGTATAAACAATTTGAAAACAAcgattttcaaaaattaatatcGCAAAAGCGCAATGCAAAAAGGTTGACAAGAAAATCAAAAATAATTCCAATGAGTATTAAAAATCCATTAATATATTTCTTTAGCATATGATCGGAAGCGACAGGTCAGGTTGTGCAGTAACTATCAGTTATTTAAGTGAAGAGACGATTACCTGTGAAAATAAATGGACCGCCGTGAAATTCCTTTTCGTCGATGAAGCCATCGTCTGAAGCATAcaaagaaaaaagtaaaataaaaagtaaCAGAAATCCAAATGACGATGATTTCTTACATGAATGGTCGGTGTGTTATTATCCAATTTGTCATGACTTATAAATCGATACAGTTAGATGGTGCTGACGAAGAATAGGTTATACTATTTTCGGTAATTTTGTCACAAGAAAGGGAAACCATTCATAATTGTCATGAGAGAATGCGCGTTCGCATCGATTGCACACATATTATGAGTATTGTTGACTTTTTAGAACGTATTCAAACATACTAAAATGTATAAGGGTCCGTCGTGAAGTAATTTTGATCGATAAATTCTTactgtaaaatatataaacaatatttgaatatattcacATATTTGTTTCCGTGTTTCACTATTtagaacaaaataaacacaacttattaaatatttcaacGTGTTAATACAGGTATCACACCGTTAAAGTCGGCGAAGTCAAATATCTTCTGGGCGTCTTCCACAGGCACGTTTTCCTCGGCTGCAAACTCGTGCACGGAGATTCGTTTATCATGGTCCGCGTCATACCGGGCGAACTCAAATTCTGTGGAGACAACTTCGAAGTATTGGTTGCCCACGTAGGGGTTGTTGGACTGCAACTGAAAATGATGAGATTTATATGAATACTTTTGTACCTTAGACAATTACGTTTTTTCCACAGTTAATTACACTTTGTATGGCCAATTAGGCTTACAGTTGTAAACCTTTGGGTGAAGCCATTTACGTTAAAATGTAGGAATTTAAATTATGTCCGTTTGTATTTTAATGATGCGTCAAATtttaaggcccggtcacaccgaggtaacggacgagaaacggacataaaatcattttatccgTTCGTGTCCGTTCTTATCCGTTTAATGTCCGTTTCATATCCGGTGAATCCGCTCCTTGTTCGGCGATGTCCGGTGACATCCGTTCCATCCGTTGggaagttttgagcatgttcaaaactTTCCACCGGATAAAACGGACAGAAATCTCCGTTTGATGTTCGGTCTTCATACGTTAGTTTACGGTTTGTGCGGAACTCGTGCGTTACACCTCCTATACGTATCCGGTTCATGTCCGTTTATGTCCGATTGTCCTGGTCCTAACGaattttcaacagataataacGGACAGCTAACGTATAAAAAAGTGGGATAAGTATGGCGGAACAAAACTGTTGACATACATTTAACCGTAATTAACCTGTGGGTCGAAGTATCATTTGATTTTGGTACGCCTTGTGAGAAGGACATGTGCAATGGAATGTCGTGCTCGCATTCAATTAGAGTGTCAAGCCACCCGCGTGTAGGCCCAGATTGGCCTTTTGGATGCTAATCTGGCATCTCAAAAGAGAGCAAGGAGACGGAGGCAGCGCACATGGTGGATCAAGGCTTGGCTGGGTCCCGAGCGGAGGCGTTAGTTCGGTCTGTATGACCAACTTATGGTCGAACTACGACGAGAGGACCAATGCTCATCCATCAACATCATGAGAATGCCACACGAGATGTTCGATGAGATTCTCGCTTGAGTGGTCCCAATGATAACGAAACAGCACAACTACAGACTTCCAATTTAACCAGGGTTGAAGCTTACAATTGCGCTGCGGCATCTTGTGTCTGGTTCAAAGTACCGTGATATGCGATTCGGCTAGAGGGTACcccacaacactatttctcttctcgtGCCAGGAGTAGTACCGCTTAATTTACTTTAgtgctaaaattaattttaaaaggcttctgttagccattttaatatatgaatatatttaaagGTCTAATTCTATCAtcattttctatgaattgaattgTGTTAAGTTATCGGTATAGGATAAAAGACAAATAGATGAGTGCGCGCACTACAACACTAACCTCCTTAATTGTATAATACCATTAGTACTGTCTTGTGCGCATATCTTGAAACGCACACAGTTATATGCACCGTTTATCAAGTAGTATATTTTTTACCTTATCATCCACTCGCTAAAAGTCATGGATTAACTACTGTGTCATACACTTATAATCCACGCTAGCTCATCATACTGTTATCTTTTATACGTCATATTTGTAGAGCAGTCATAGATGAGTATGCTGACGAGGCGATGCCGTTGCCAACAACAGCTGCCGATTGGACGCGAATAGCGGACGGCTTCAGGGACAGCCGGAATTTCCTTCATACGCTTGGTGCTATTGATGGCAAACATATTGCCTGCAAATGTCCACCAAGATCCGGGTCTACGTATTTCAACTACAAGAAGTACTTTTCCGTTGCCCTGCTAGCTCTGGATTATTCCGGCTACAAGTTCGCCTGGGCTGACATTGGAGGCCGTGATGCTTCATCCGTTGCACAGTTGTGGAACGAGTCATCCCTGAAGGCAGCAGCTGAtaacggtgaccttgaccttccagaACCTGAAGCTTTGCCACATGATACTGAGGATGTTCCCCTTCTTTTTCATcggaaagaaaatataaaagtgtTCGACCGaccaagatttatttatttattttatttttggcgtaagtgtacataaacattcataatacagaaacaaacaagcatatgcattaaaaacaaagcaaatcaaaattatgatactttaaaatataaataaagaatgacATAAAATGACCGTTTTTGTACGTTGATGTTCGGTACTCTTCCGTTTCTCTCACGTTGGGAGAACGTTTTGTCCGGTACTAATGCGCTACACTGTCGTTTTATCCGGTAGAAGTATGTTACTCGCACGGTAATATCCGTAAGCCGACCGTTAGTTATCCGGTACATATCCGTTAAACGTACATTTATTGCCATTACATCACCGGTACTTGTGCGGTCATTTTGTTTTTTCTACGCTTCACACACCGATTGCGAGCGTCTTGAGCGGCAGAGCAGGTAAATTTCATCACCGGATAACCAAAATCTGCATATTTGTCCGTTTTCTCTCCGTTACATATTCGTTACTCGGTCGGTGACCGAGCCTTAATTAATTAATAAGGAGATTGATAGTTATATAAGCATAGGCTTGATGTTAAAAAGAATAACGTTTTATGGCAATATTTCAGCAACTGGGCGCCAGTGTCTTgttaattaaaatacttttattagtATCGCAAGAAAGAGGGCACACTACTCGTAAATTCCTTAATCTGAAATTGTGTACCGCGTTCTTATTTCATGCAATTTGatgttactttatttattatatgaaacattttacacattttcagTGTAAGCGGTAAGAGAAGCAAACTTGTTAATCAAGAATCATCATACTGTTATGATTTAATATCGAataacaattttaatcatatacaAATTATAGCCCCACGTTATCTAGCCTCAGGCAAATAACGTTGACTCATTAAGCCAATTATCAGCATGTATAGTTAATAAAtgatgttcttttttttaatgtagttattcttcaattaaagtatttatagaaattttacatttattcaacatgtaaaaatttatgtaaaaaaaaacttaatcatataaagttattttcaaacaaattcgttgttttttatttataattgtaagaaaCATGTGGGATGCACGTAACTGattgtgttgatgttttttcTTTTGGTGACTACAGTTTCAGATgcattaaatgttataaattgtttaaaacaaggCATAAACTCAATCACTTGATAACGTGAATTATTGAACAAAGAACTAATATTTTGATACTAAATAAAGCAGGAGGCACAATCTGAAAGATTAAAATGTCGACATACGCCTGCGGACCTGTGATTTTACGGTTGTGATATATGCGATTTACACTACTTGGCAAGCGTTCCGCTACATAGGCCTAGTTTATAAATACTTAGCGTCCTCGCGTGTTCTTCCACTCCGTctgttgttttgtgtttaaatctaTAACAAATCTTTTTACGCCTCAGATGGCTTAAACATAGATGGTTGCAATCAAAGTTTAGATATCAGCCATGTATTGATCACAGCACAGGTACTTGACAATTTTTtgggtccttatatatataataagagtaaaggtatccaacgatgatttcacaggtgtattgaataacacaatgcaacagcataaacgaTCAAACAATTCTATTTGAATCGACCGTCATCATGCGATGTACAAGCGTGGCAGATTTGTGATCGCACATCTCTGCGCTGAGTTTAAAGTTTACCTGTCCCTCGCACAAATCGCCGCATACGATATGGCAGTGCGTGACGTTCGCCCCGGGTCTGCTCTGTTTCTCGCACCATCTCGGGCAGATCACATTGCATACATTAGTTACGCCGCGAATTTGAGCCGCCGGGGCTGGTACCTGAAaagatatttacaaaaaatgtatatgaCTTTTATGAGGTtacttattcatttatatatatatcgattCGATGTCTGGTATTCGTGTCAATTCATTTTGCGCACATTAGAACATTTATATATAAGTATGTGCTATTGATGCCAATGTAAATGTTGACACATTCAAAAGATTTTTTATGATGAATATGATACAGAAGGTGACTATTGTAATGATTATGATACGGATACTTATGATGATAGTTGCATTCAACAAAGTTATTACAATGTAGGAGCTTATGATGgcaatgatggtgatgattacgGTGTTATGCTGATGGTAATACTAACCTTTATATGGTGATgatgttaaaaagatttttatgaTAATGAGGATTATAATTatagatgataatgatgatgacaaagTTGACGACGATTGTCATtgataatgatgctgctgctgctgctgctgatgatgatggtgatgatgctgatactgatgatgatgatgatgatgatgatgatgatgatgatgatgatgatgatgatgatgatgatgatgatgatgatgatgataatgatgatgatgatggtgatgatgctgatgctgatactgatgatgatgatgctgctgatgatgatgatgatgataatgatgatgatgatgatgatgatgatgatgatgatgatgatgatgatgatgatgatgatgatgatgatgatgatgatgatgatgatgatgatgatgatgatgatgatgatgatgatgatgatgatgatgatgatgatggtgatgatgatgatgatggtgatgatgatgattatgatgataattatgattataatgaagataatgatggtgatgattatgattataatgataatgatgatgatgatgatgattatgattataataatgatgatgatacattatttgttattgttgatgTTGAGGAGGAAGAGAAAGTGTATGTCAAGGCAACTTTTACAATGAAGACAAATTATAGTTACCTTCTCCCGTCGATGTCTGAAAGTGAATGTTTTGAGCAGTGTTCCTGATGGCGTCGATCAGAGAGTCGCCCGGCTTTCCCACCTCCGACGGGGGAGGGATATCTCCGCGGTTGTGTTTTAGCACTACTGTAGGAGCCGGTAAGTCACCGTGCTTCAAGGGGAACAGTGGGGGTCGGGGAAGGAACGCTGGACTTATCACGTGACCATGTGTTAGGGAACACAGGGTCAGTAACTGGGCTAATAGCAGATACATGGCTAAAGTAAAAAGAGAATACACAATATTTAGTATCGTTGAAAATAGAGTATACAGCAACATCAATCTAGGAATAATAAACGTGTTCGATTAAGAAGCAAACATAGATTTCAAAAGTTATTTAGAAGCAGTTGTGGTACTGGTTGCTGAAGTGTTGTAAGTAATATTTATAGTAGAAGAACAACAAGTAGtatttgtattagtagtagtagtagtagtagtagtagtagtagtagtagtagtagtagtagtagtagtagtagtagtagtagtagtagtagtagtagtagtagtaggagtagtagtagtagtagtagtagaagtagtagtagtagtagtagaagtagtagtagtagtagtagtagtagtagtagtagtagtagtagtagtagtagtagtagtagtagtagtattcctAGTAATTCCTAGTAGTAGCAAACGCCATATTTATTTCGGGCACCGTCGGAGCCATGACGTAGTTCTCGTGAGcagcccgaagccaatctcgcgttcgcttgTAAATGCTGCATATCGTCGAGGGAAATTCCCATGAAATATATTGTCATACAAAACAAAcgggcattttgtatctcgttaaattaaTGTTAGCAgacaacatctagcgttgacattttttgctattgctataaggaacattgattttcaTATGGATTAAGTTTATTTTTccaaatattgtacgaaatatatgTTGATATTGAGAATTTATGCGGCTTGAACTATGAAATAATCAGTTGTTTAAAAGACTTGCTAGCACTTAATATGGTCGCGTGAACG from Dreissena polymorpha isolate Duluth1 chromosome 1, UMN_Dpol_1.0, whole genome shotgun sequence carries:
- the LOC127859914 gene encoding EF-hand calcium-binding domain-containing protein 1-like, which encodes MTIVVNFVPAPAAQIRGVTNVCNVICPRWCEKQSRPGANVTHCHIVCGDLCEGQLQSNNPYVGNQYFEVVSTEFEFARYDADHDKRISVHEFAAEENVPVEDAQKIFDFADFNDDGFIDEKEFHGGPFIFTVQMAAEFSNMGRLGNKASV